Genomic window (Amaranthus tricolor cultivar Red isolate AtriRed21 chromosome 7, ASM2621246v1, whole genome shotgun sequence):
tttaggatttggtttgtatgcatataaagtgtttgatgaaatgcttcaatgaaagtttattactttgttgggttagtttaatggttttagtatatattcatggtatttttagcttttatatttgtaatgaactttctaataagtgttctaataccttaatatcacgaattcttgtattcaaatttacacttcccttactcacattcaacaattaagtgtatgtgaaatcaaatgaaaaatatgtttgtacttgtagaatatggatcattatctcgttatagtgtattggggtggggaagtaagctaggttgcactaaaacggacacggacacggacacggacacgacacgggtacgggaaaacgccaacttaaaaatggcggacacggggacacgtaaatggtaatataataaatatatcaaattaaagataattttacaatctttcatttgatatttgtaaataaacactttaaaaatataaaactcacataacattcaaataagtaccaaataaccACAATTAAAGATTTATAAATTCCATCAAATTCCagtaatcaaattccatcacagtAATTCCATCAAGATTTATAAACAACTACAACCAATACAATACAATACCagtaatcaaattccatcacagtCCATCACAGTAatcaaattgaaatcaaatatcCATCACAGTAACATCTTAATTTACAATACAATACCGTTTCTTAATTTACAAATTCCATAACAGTCCTAAATCCATCACAGTCCTAAATCAAATTCTAGTAATCAAATTTATCACAGTCCTAAATCAAATTCATcacaatacaatacaatacaatacgTTAATAGAccaatacaatacaatacaatacgTTAATACAATACAGTCCTAAATCCATCACAGTCCTAAATCAAATTCCagtaatcaaattccatcacagtaaaaataaatgttaaaacaacaactcaacaagattaaaaatttaagattaacactaagattaaagattagaacaagattaatattaggatttaggataaagattgaaaatacctgaaacaaaatcaaaaaaatcgattTTTAGGGAAGCACCACAGCAGCCATCGAATGTTTGAGGAGCAGACCACAGCACCACTCAGTGAAGCCGTCAGTGGCGGTGGCGTGGTGGAGGAGCAGCCGTAGAATTTTTAGGGTTAGAGAAGTGAGAATGTGAGATGAGAGCAAGAGAGGGAATTGAGATTTGAGATGAGAGTAAGTGAGAGGTCAGAACTCAGAGGAgtttattgctttttttttcagttttttcaattttttttttataaaaaaagacACGTGTCCCTTGTCGTGTTCgtcgcgtgtccttgccgtgtccacgtgtccgaaaaaatattaaaaaattggacactttatttggcgtgtcggacacggattttcgcgtgtccgtgtccgacacgtgtcggacacgcgaCACGTCACACGCCAGCAGTGTCCGTGTTTCGcaggaagtaagttatactggatccgatgttgggtataatggaggattaaatacagtgatgtttatccatcgtcaaaatacgacctttgaggtgtttgttagcaaagtctatgatgtaattggttgtgatcgcaactcttatatgttaaaaatgaagatgaaatacccggtgactgggaaaaatgtgttagtcccgattaagaatgatgaaagcataagtgctcttgcttatgcggcatcacaagcccctggaacggcaatggaggtttatgttgaattggttgcaaatttagATAATGtgagggaagtcatgactagcatggaacttccagaatcaggtcctagtgtacgccatgatacattcacagaaatgttaagtaacccaaattacgttaatgagcacttggatgagtttacctctccaactcattcacgtggcattggtggtggtgtaatgaacaccttttccacgagtcacttgggtaggcttaatgcgaacgaggttgactctttagatcagaaggatgagcatattgattctgattcagaagaggatgatgaaagaagagaagctctagatgcagcgattagagatggtgctccatctcaagattggcttagaattgatgaggttgatcaaagattgattgatgcatggatgacctggaacgatgacaactccatgaatgaaaatggagactttaggatagggcaagagtttagctcgttggaccaccttaagaagaatgttaaagcatgggcgatttctaataatagaaacttccgtgtaattgagtcggagccttcaaagtacgttatccaatgcactaatgcggaggatataggttgtgaatggaagatgcgagctgttatgaccgcaacgggatcatttaagattgtgcgatataagggtcataatcaagattgctcagtacattacagtgacgaccatcccctccttacttctgaatttgttgctgatcttatcgtggatatgattagagttgatccagcgtttaaggtgaagtcaatcgttaattttgtaaaaaataaatacggatttgtaataacatataagagagcttggttggccaaaaataaggctataacaaaagtgtttggggattgggataagtccttTGAGGAGCTTCCACGGTACGTGCAGGcattaatgcaatctaatccaGGAACAGTGGTGCAATGGGAAGTCCAACCAACAATGGATCCTACCAAAGTGATGTTTCAGCGAATGTTCTGGGCTTTCGGACCATCCATTAAGGGTTTTCCCCACCGTCGTCCccttatttctatagatggtacacatttgtACGGAAAGTACAGAGGCACACTTATGATTGGTATGTCCatagatgcaaattctcagttgttcccacttgcctttgccgttgtggagggagagagcaacgacacatggagttggttcttggattgtataaggcattatgtcactaagagggacggcttatgtgttatatctgatcgtcacaagggaattttgcatgcaatgaacaaagttggaaaaggttgggaagaACCATATGCATTCCATCGGTTTTGTAAACGTCATCTAGCTTCAAACGTGCATAAGAAGTTTAAAAACATAGCAGTTaagaacttatttggaaaagcttctgaacaaacaaagattcggaagtataatttttacatgaatcgccttaaagagCTTAATGAGGACGCGTACAAGTACTTAGTGGACGGTTCTATTCCCGAGcgccaatggactttgattcatgacggtgggcatcgatatggagtgagaactacaaacatgtctgaAGCGTTCAACGGCGTtatgatgttaggatatatgacacagtgcgtgggatattggaggtcaccactggttgtggcaataggatagcaggaaaaggtggaaaatcctacatggttgacctcacagcaacatcatgcacatgtcagaaaccaaccatcttcaagttaccgtgctcacatgttcttgcagtatgtcgagctcgtaacatatcgtacgatgcttttgtggacccttcatttcgcactacaaaatacgtatcgACATATAAGAAGTCTTTCATGCCCGTTCCAGACATGTTTACTTGCGATCCTTGGAATGGtcctacagttgttccagatccctcaacgaagcgtgcaaagggtcgtccgcgatcaactcgtatGCGGAACAAAATGGATGCACCGTTGAAGCGTCCTCGTAACTCGTGTACCTTTTGTGGATgtagtggtcataataagaaaacatgccctcgaaggtcaacaaagtatgtttttttttaaaattttgtaataacatgttgaatctgataatatttaaatgattttaataacacttatgtatgtttcagcgatcatggcgatgccgggcccagttgatccatcagtgcttacacttttgtcattgcggaggttgacgagttcacaccatcatcatccaccggtgcgcaaaacaaaaggggccaggggttgtagtttaacaaactttgtatattcttatatgacttgaacttcttgtatgagtttccataattgtaatatatctttgtattattttcataattatttttttcaaaacaagccggttcgtaattgattattatggaatagaaggtattgaactactttaatgcatgttgcgttcactattttaaaatgaaagaaaaaaaaatcaggccacaagcaaaccgccacttgagatggcggtttgccttgaccaaaccgccacttcatgtggcgtttttgtgcttaaggcaaaccgccatctcaagtggcggttttgtctgaaaaaattaaaaaaaaaattaattttccacgtggacggtattgtgggaaatactttcccaaaaaatgcaaagtgggaattattctgtTTTTTAGCCATAATCTGGAAATAGATTCttaattaaaagataatatttacctaatttaaaatttaattttttttaaattgcagttaaattaagtaaaatatttttataatttattatagcaattttGTATGCCTTACCTAAAATTCGATAcgtttaattgaatgaaaaaaataatgtattcaataaaattttttaaaaaatcatatttaatttttattttaaaaaatcatagatttaataaatttaattagacTTATATATACTACATTATCCATTAAggttatattttgattattcaaattcataataataaaattggtGTTTTGCAGATAACTAGTTTGCAATAAAAACATTGAGATGCTCAAGTCAAGCTCCTCTGCCTTACGACTTACGAGTTTCACTTCATCGATAAATACCGGCAAGGCAGCAACCCACCTCAGAATAAGAGTTTGGCGCTTTTTAGTTTCCGGattaaatttagggtttgaataTGAGTAATGCAGAAATCGTGAACATCAAAATTGAGAATGAAGAAGAAATAATGAATTCAGGATCAAAACAAAGAGCTCATCCAGACGATTATAGTCGAGCAGTTGCGAAAATGGCTGTTGCACAGATTTGCGAAGGAATTGGATTTGAAGTAATAAAGAAATCGACAATAGAAGCTTTATCTGAAATCATGGTTCGGTTTatatatgatttaggaaaatctGCTTCTTTTCATGCTAATTTAGCTGGTAGATCTGAATCTAACGTTTTCGACATTTTCAAAGGTTTAGAAGATTTAGGTTGTTCCGAAATTATTAATATGTCTGATTTTGTAACTTCTATCGAAGAAGTTCCATTTTCCTACCCAATTCCACGGTTTCCAGTTCCAGTGACATCAATGAATGGTTCTTTTCCTCCGAGTTTCTTGCAAATGGGTGAAAATCCAGGCTCAAAACATATACCTGATTGGTTACCGGCATTTCCTGATCCACATACCTATATTCAGTCACCGTTGTGGAGTCATAAGAGGTCGGATCTTCGAATTGATAAGGGAGAGCAAGCGAGACAAAGAAGAAAGGCGGAACGATCCTTGTTGAATTTGCAGCAAAGATTGTTGTCCACAGCTCCAACTTCTGGGTCTAGTGTTAATGATGGGGAGAAGTATGTAGAGGATAACTCGACATTACCACCCAAGAAGGGTAATGAGAATGGTGGTGTTGGTGAGAGGAAGCATGTGTTAGTAAAGGAGATGTTTGCTCCAGCTATTGATGCATTGAAgggtgatgaagatgatgataatGGTGGGGGGTCGGATTCGGATGGTATGGAAATAGATAAGAGGATGATAATTCCTGTATCGGTCCCAGTTCCGATTCCGAATAAGAAGAGGCCAGTGGTTTTCTTCAAGATGAAGGTTGCTAAGAAAATGCTGGTTGAAGATTTGGATATTCATATTAGAAGTATGGTGAACGGTAAGAAAGGATCAAATATTGGAAGAGATGATGATAAAGATGATAAGAAAAGAAGAGCTGAATTTATTCTTAGGCAGTCAACAATAGATAATACTCAGGAAGTGTCACAGATGTAAATGATACTCTTTCATTTCTTGTAGGTATAGTTTTTAGTTAATTTGGAGTTGGAATGTTCATGGTGATTGTAACATTGGATGGCACATTATGTTTCTAGTTTTGTAAATGCAATTCAGCTGATTAAATCTTctgtattttttatcaatataaAGTTGCAGATCATTTAccatgaattaaacggaaacaatctctttgttttTCATCACAAGGATGATGTTGACTGTTGAGGATAAGGTTGTGTATACGATTCGGCGACTCCTAAACTTTGCCTAGATGAGAGCTTTGATGGATGACATGGAGTAATGGAATGTAGAAATGTAGTAATTAATTTAAGACAATTGTATTAAGCTACTAAAGTTCTTTGACAATCATTTCTTTTCAATGAAATACTTTTTAATTCTCATTTATTTATGTGGTATTGACTTTGCTTTTGTTGTATGATTTGTTCACTAGTTCCTTATTCTTGGACCCTGTTATTCTTCCCACTCAGGTGAGTTTTTTTCTCTTGATTTTcctgagttttttttttaactaattgtTTTTACTAATTTAAAGAATACCCAATTTCTTGGAATCTTGATTATGACTTTTATTTGAGTGGGTTGTCATACAAGtgatgttttagattaattattTGGTATTACATGTAGGGTTTTCACAGTTATGATTTTTGAATGTTCATTATAGGCACCAAGCAAGTTTAAGAAAGATAGTAGAATTTGCAAGTTGCTTCCCTCTGAGGAGTTAGTTGTATAGAAGTGTTCTTGATTTTAGCAATTGGATGGGTAGCTTCTAAGAGGAAATGCAAAAGGTTGGCTTTTAATTCAAAGGTACTtctttacttatttatttcttCTCTATGCATTATATCTTATGACGTATCCTTTTGTTTGATGGAAATGCCATTTTCCAAATAGCCGGGTGAGCTTATGTTTATTGTACTTATGAGTTTGTCTCACTTTGGATTGGAGCCTTGGCAAATAATGACATACTAAATATTCAAATCTTGTTTTGTGTTTCTATGTGAAAATATTATTTAGCTTATGATAACGAGCTTGATAAATTATTGTTTGTAGTTTCCTCGAGGCTACGTAGACGCACTATCCTCTAACTATTTAGAGAAACAATCAAGCTTTATGTACTTGATTACAGTGAAAGATAACACTGTTAATAGGTTAATAGCTTTCAAAAGAGactttatatgattttttcAAGGGGCTAGAATTTAACCTTATAGAGTGAAGCTACCTTAGGCCAGCAATGAACAAGATTAGCTACTAGCTAATGAGTGAAGGTAAGAGTTTACAGAATTAATGAACTTAGAATTAGCTAATAGCTTTCAAAAAAGCAGTATTGATTCATATTTGAGAATGTGGAGCCCAAAGTCGTCGAAATCTTTTCCATGTGGGTCTTTCTATTCTAAGTTGGTCTCCCCTCATGACAGATCATCTTCCAAATCTGTGGAAACACACAACAAATGCTTATTTACGGGGCAGTGTTGTTTTTTTCCCCTTGATTGGCACTCTACGTCTTCATAAGCTGGATAGGTACTGGCTTTGTTGTGAGTTCTCTTGTAGTTTTGGCTATGCAATGCATAATTATGTTCACATTTCTCATCTACTCAATCCCAAATTGTATATGTTAGAGTTGCGATTTATTCTGATTTATGTAATTTATCATATGTTGACCTTTTAGCAACGCGATTTTTTGACCCTGGAGGGAGATTTATTGCTGTATTGTAGAATTGAGAATGATATGAAAAATAATGTTTTTGAGATTGGTAGGAGGGGCAACAATGCCCAAGAGGTATTCCTTTTGAATTTTGTAgtgctttttgtttttttagtagTACGTAATTAGTATGGTAATCACATTCTGATTAATCATTATACTCCAAGTTGCCAACAGAAGAGATGGATGTTTGTGCTGTTAGAATTAGGGATCAACGGAACAAgtttacaatttttattttcttatctgTAGCAAATAGTGCATCAAAATGCTACTATCAGGTTATCACGTATATATTTGTCGTAAAGAAAAATCCTAAAATGAAtcgttaaatattttatttatttttcatttttacacTAACGAGAACCGTGTGTGGGTGTGATAGTGCACCATGTTTGAAATAGTGCAGGTTTTCAACACATTTGAGGGTTATGAGTAAAAATTTTAATGGCCTAATCAAGCCTAATCCAAGGCAGCAAGCAGCAGGTTCAGCAGGTCCATCCAGCAGCAGAAGTCAACAGAACAGGTCTTCTTCCAGCTGATCTTGCACGACATTTGGAGAGCAGGTCTGTACACCAAGAACAAGGAAAACTCGAGGGATGGCATCTTGGTACATGGACCAAGAAATTAAGGTCCAAGAGTATTCCTAATAATCCATAGAGAACCCACAGA
Coding sequences:
- the LOC130818747 gene encoding transcription initiation factor TFIID subunit 8 is translated as MSNAEIVNIKIENEEEIMNSGSKQRAHPDDYSRAVAKMAVAQICEGIGFEVIKKSTIEALSEIMVRFIYDLGKSASFHANLAGRSESNVFDIFKGLEDLGCSEIINMSDFVTSIEEVPFSYPIPRFPVPVTSMNGSFPPSFLQMGENPGSKHIPDWLPAFPDPHTYIQSPLWSHKRSDLRIDKGEQARQRRKAERSLLNLQQRLLSTAPTSGSSVNDGEKYVEDNSTLPPKKGNENGGVGERKHVLVKEMFAPAIDALKGDEDDDNGGGSDSDGMEIDKRMIIPVSVPVPIPNKKRPVVFFKMKVAKKMLVEDLDIHIRSMVNGKKGSNIGRDDDKDDKKRRAEFILRQSTIDNTQEVSQM